The genomic segment aaaataattatgactGCATCGATGGAGCTGTCAGTATGGCAATGTTTGATTAATaacaaaggacaaaaaaaggcaaaatgtaACAGTCATGCCTgctaaatgtgtcaaaaatacaaacagtttttcttttttggtcaaaattcaattttttctaTTCCCTTTTTTAAGTTCCTCCCTATCTGAGACCCTTAACTTTAGTTCCTCTGACTATACACATtcgggatgttttttttttttttttaaaggagaaaaaaaagaaagaatttttttttaattctattgtttttatctgtaaaatacaatttcctttttatttatgttagttcttttcttgatttaaaacaaactgttgtAATTTGCTTTTATTGCAGAAACAAATGAACTGTCTTTTCCCACAATGTCCACTAGAGGGTGCACTTCAACAACTTAATGGTGACGTTGTTTTTGATGcagctttaaaatgatttaaaatgtatttaattatgtttaaactTTATCAAGACAAGCTGATATTTTACAacaaacatacttttttaaaataaatgctataCAGTATTTTTATCACTGTTATATTTTATTAGAGAGCTACAACTTGAGTACTACAGTTAACAAACTTATGGCTACTACAAATAACACAAACTCGATGAACTTAAAAGAATACAAAGATGAATTTAAGACAAGAATGGCAGCTTTGGTACAGATACAGATGTTGAAAACACTAAGGCACCTTGTGACTTCAGTACAATATCATACTGAGGTCACACTAAAGACACATCGCAGTTTTTGTAGTATCTATCTAATAAAACGAAGTACTGGAAGAATGAAGCTGCTATGTTGAAATGGAAGTAGTTGTGATACCCAGAGGATCCTTGCAGCActttatgtcataaataaacCACAGTGGCAAAATACAGATTCTTCATTTTGCTGTAATTCTCTTTGCTTTATCCTATATTCTACAAACGATGAAGTAGGTAGATTCTGGTCCCTGCACATAAGACAATACTGACTGAGTTAACTCCACTCCAGTGGGTCATCAGGCAAAGGTGCTACAGCAGCTGAGTTACTCCTCCCGTGTGCTTTGTACCATGGAGTACTTCTTGCAGGGGTTCTTCAGGCACACAGACGGCCAGGAGAGGGGCCAAACGAAGGAGCACGGCACCGACGTTTGCACGTTCCTCTCCAGGAAGTTAAACAACGGGTTCCACCAGGTGTTGGTGAGATAATTGTTGGGCGAGCATTTTAGGGTCTgtaatgagaagaaaaaaataaaagtaataatttaatcgtaaaaaaatgttttaattgacttttaaTACAATATAAAAAGGGATAAACACACTTTCAGAGTAATTTGTCAATTTATCGTTTCCTCTGGTGTTACATAAGTAGGTGGTTGCTCTCTAACATGCATTTAAGCATAACTTCAAAtaaatttcctttattttctgttgGCTTATATCATTTTGCTGGTCTTTGTTGTATTTGCTTggtaaaacaagtaaatatagcattttttaataaaaaatatacaaaaatgtaaaatatgagaTAAATTAAGAGTGGCATGTCATGTCTGGCTCACTCCTCTCGATAAACGTTCTCCTAGCAttagacaaataaataatttccgTTGGGCTGAGCCCTGAACATTGATCTATTGCAAcatgtttatcctttttctttctttgccaGCTTGCTGGATGACCTAAATTAGCTCAAGCCTTGACAGTCGATCGGATGGCATCAAATGAGACTGCAAGAATATTCTGAAACAACAGGAGTTCAGAGTCGTGATAAAGACTACAAAGTCAAATCATCACCTCCATGCTTAAAGGGTTTGTGCTGATACATTTTTACTGCATGCATGAGACTGAAAATGACTAAATTCTGTCAGCATCATGTCATACGAGCTAAAAGAAGCACCCTGATGTGTGCTGTAACTAAACCCCCAAAAAGGGGTTGACTTTCCTACGAAAAATAACACTCAAGAAGTCATTATCTAGTTGGGTGATGGAGAAACATTCATAgacataagaataaaaaaaatgaagtattaACAATTTGAACATATCTGATTTATAACCTAAAACTTTGGGATCAggccaaataaaaaatgaaaaataaaaagtaaaaaacttggttttccatttttaaatgtgcatcATAACGTCTTTGAATAACTTACAAGCTAGTAGTGATAAAACATTGTTGTTTTAGCCCCTAAATGCTGCTTTACTAACGTCACAGACAGCAAGTCTGTctcaagtatttttaaaatataactgcTGATGGCTTAAAGTCAAACTTCAGCACTGAAATTCTTCTCAATGCTGATAATTACCTATTACATTCTGAAGGTTTTGGTGACCATGTGACCCTAAAATGGGCTCAACATGTTAGGAATACAGATGGATGGCCTAATTGACCCTCATTTCTCAGCTTTactatttgataaaaatgtagaCTATATTTTGGTTTGCAACTCGGTGCAATATACTGTACTCTACATATatgtaaacatattttcaatttaagtctattaataattgtttttcttcattaaaacacaaactgattGTTTCCCTTTATTGAAGAACAAAATTAACTGTCTTTCCCCACAGTCTCCACTAGAGGGAGCACTTGAACAACTTAATGGGATATCAAGAACGCAAACATTAAAACGCAAACTTTCTAGGGATGAAACCATAAATAGATGGACAAGTAAAGTGTCTTTGAATCAGTTGTAGTAAACTTTGTTGTAGACTTCTAGAAAAAACAGAGCTGTGTGTCATGGAGTTGTGGGTGCACGGAGGGCTGTGTTGGTTTGGGTATCCTCACCTGTAAGTTGGCCATGGTGTGGTACCACCAGAACAGACGGGATGTGATGAAGTAGGCCACAACTACGTCCACGCTGTAGTGCTCGTGGGCCACCAGGATGCAGACCACACCCACAGCACTCAGCAGCCAGCATATGAGATGGTACCACCAAAACGACCGCGGCGAATCTTAAAACATGAGATTTATTCTAAAACTGTTGTTTACAATGTCATTGCAGTACagttaaaacatgacaaatacattgcactctctataaaaatcaattttagaagataattttaaacaaactaaacaaattgtaagatatgaagaaaattcagaGGATGAAATCTTACTTTTAAGCTCTGTGTGATGCAAAACTGATAGGATACTCACACTCCTTGATGAACAAGTAGGTGAGGGTGAGCATCACTGTGTGCCCACTGTAGAGGAAGTCTCCACACAGCAGATGAGAGTTTGTCATGGAGAGGCCTCCGCCGGACATCAGCCGCAGAATTCGCTGAAGTTTTGCCTGGGAGTCTCCGTAAAGCTGccaagaaataaaataagttaatttaaatagaaaacgGACATTTTAATCGTTTAACATTTTGATATCTTCTATGTGGAGCTCGCCTTTATTGATCCTCAACTTGTGTTTGTCCCTGCTTGCATGATAACGTTACAGTTGTCCCataaaagcaggaaatgaaTTGACAACAAAGAATTTAATATATCCttgtattaaaaaacacatcactCAGCAGGGAAAggccaaaacatgttttagatcAGACATGGAAGTACCTCAATATCCCTGCTGCACCTAAGGCCAGAaaatactttcttttcttttggatgAATGTCCAAAAATAATAGCAGATGTTGCTTTAGTGATGCTCACCTTAGGAGCACAGGTCATGTGCACGCCAGGCACAGGCAGGGTGGTGATGTACATGGTCACACAACGGTACAAGTACAGGGTGCCGATGAGGAAGAAGAACCTCCGAAACACTATCGACCTGCAGGTGGAAATGAGTCATTAGTGTGCTTCCACTTCTTTATTGCAGGTTACAACGTTGTCGGTTTGCTTCCAAATCGGAGTCGGgtttgatgtcattttattttctacttaTTCAGTGAAGGGGGCCTCTGGATAAAAAAATTTCTAAGACTTGAAAAAACATTAAGCttctgattttattaattttttttaaaaaagaatcaagTATCTGAGTAAAAAGCAgcttccacaaaaaaaaatacatttcttaaaataactattttaataaaactgttgtAAATAATGTTGTTGGGATGGTTTTTGAAATTTAGGTTCCCTGATATAGTCTAGATCCTTCTGTTATTCCACTCTATGTAAATTATAGGATGGTGTAAACACTTCGGTTCTTATTTTAGATTTCTGCGTGGTGAAAGTTTAATTAGAAACAAACCAGGCGGAAAATTAAACAGATTGAAATGGGATTTCATGCACAAAATAAGTCAAGTTTCTTAACTGATGATCTCTAAGTGCTGACTCACATTTACGTGTATATAtagagattttttcttttcctgaaaTACAGTCATGATACCAGAGACTTAATTTTAAcggattaaatttaaaaaatcaaaatattagcctattttttgtgttttgtttattacaaaagtttattctatcattttaaaattatatctggatgcatttaaatgtaagtattttaGAAAGAAGAGGTTTGATAAGTAAAAGACCTACCTATTGaatcaatacttttttcttttgacctaACTTTTAGTCCTTGTGTAAAGTTTAATGTcgttttttggagttttgacTTGTGTTTGTATCTCAAAGGCAGAGACAAAAAGAATATGTAAATTGCATTTTCCTCTTAACTCACCATCAGGATCCTGGTTGAAAAGTATATGTAAATTTGGTTTTCTGTGTAAAAttgtggcaaaataaaaaaaataaaaaaaaggcaacagaaaatgtgtcaaaagtttCTTActtgtatttaaagaaaaagagctggatcatccagatggcCACCAGCAGCATGCCGTTGATCTCTGTCACCGCAAAGGCCCACTGCACCCGGTCGATGTAGTCAAAAAACTTATCAGGAAGAGGCGGGCTGGTCTCTTTCGGTGGGACTCTCTCGTGCACGACGGTGATGACCACGGTCGTCAAGACCAGGTTAAAAGCAGCGTAGAAAAAGGCGATGACCGTCTTCCACCACTCGGCGGGCAGACGGTTGACTTTGGACTCAGGCACGGTGATTTTCACATAGTCATTGTGTCTGCTCATGCCCTTCCGGAAGCCCCTCTTGGTCTCCTCGCCACTCGGAGCGTGGACGGGGCAGGATTTGTTGGTGCCGGGCGCAGCATCATTGTCAATTCCTGGCTTCAGATTGTCGGTGGCAGACTCTCTGGCGTTTCCGAGCTCCTGTGAAGCCATGAGTGTCTGCTCAGTCCGCTTATGGAAGAAACGCTCTTCAGCTGCCAAGAGACAGGAAGCAAAGTGTTAGGTGTTGAAGGATAGAGGATGCTTTTATTACTTAGGTgtattaaaagcaaaataaacaatttttctgtttttttatggtaaaataacttgaaatttttaaaaaaatgtgtactttgaagtatttcttcatttctggttggaaaaaataaattctaaaaaatgtttttttctgaatattgaagtacaaagaaaaattatggatactttttttctatttttttttcactttaatttttaggattttttaaacttaaattcttTTTACTTCTATGTCCTTTTTGGAGCTCCGTATAAAAGCGACAAatcaatttgaaatatttgctgTCCTCAGAGTGCATTGTGTCATCAGAGATGTTGACCATTTCACGTCTGAAAGGACTTAAGTACCGTTAACAGCACTGTTAATAGACCAAATACTGCTCTTGGACTTGCAATGCATTACAATTAAAGTCCTCTGAGACGCCACAAATGTTGTTTACTTGCAAAGAAACACaatatccaaaaataaaaaaaagatagagcTGGTACAGGGCAGCTCTGTAATGTTTT from the Oryzias melastigma strain HK-1 linkage group LG1, ASM292280v2, whole genome shotgun sequence genome contains:
- the sgms2a gene encoding phosphatidylcholine:ceramide cholinephosphotransferase 2; the encoded protein is MASQELGNARESATDNLKPGIDNDAAPGTNKSCPVHAPSGEETKRGFRKGMSRHNDYVKITVPESKVNRLPAEWWKTVIAFFYAAFNLVLTTVVITVVHERVPPKETSPPLPDKFFDYIDRVQWAFAVTEINGMLLVAIWMIQLFFFKYKSIVFRRFFFLIGTLYLYRCVTMYITTLPVPGVHMTCAPKLYGDSQAKLQRILRLMSGGGLSMTNSHLLCGDFLYSGHTVMLTLTYLFIKEYSPRSFWWYHLICWLLSAVGVVCILVAHEHYSVDVVVAYFITSRLFWWYHTMANLQTLKCSPNNYLTNTWWNPLFNFLERNVQTSVPCSFVWPLSWPSVCLKNPCKKYSMVQSTREE